From the Chloroflexia bacterium SDU3-3 genome, one window contains:
- a CDS encoding HNH endonuclease — translation MVTEVLVLNASYEPLRLIPVRRAILLLLQQKAELIEAAEQRLRSQGASFALPVVVRLLRYIALPRIQKLACTRRAVLARDRETCQYCGAQPGRAQLTIDHVVPRAQGGATTWENVVTACSACNHRKANRTPDQASMALRSLPREPRYAAFALLGTIEQHSTWRKYTYGL, via the coding sequence ATCGTGACAGAAGTCCTCGTGCTCAACGCCAGCTACGAGCCGCTGCGGCTCATTCCGGTTCGCCGCGCTATCCTGCTGCTGCTGCAGCAAAAGGCCGAGCTGATCGAGGCCGCCGAGCAGCGCCTGCGATCGCAGGGGGCCAGCTTCGCGCTGCCGGTGGTGGTGCGCCTGCTGCGCTACATCGCGCTGCCCCGCATCCAGAAGCTGGCCTGCACCCGCCGCGCTGTGCTGGCCCGCGACCGCGAGACCTGCCAGTACTGCGGCGCGCAGCCGGGCCGCGCCCAGCTGACCATCGACCACGTGGTGCCGCGCGCGCAGGGCGGGGCCACCACATGGGAGAACGTGGTGACGGCCTGCTCGGCCTGCAACCACCGCAAGGCCAACCGCACGCCCGATCAGGCCAGCATGGCCCTGCGCAGCCTGCCGCGCGAGCCGCGCTACGCCGCCTTTGCCCTGCTGGGCACGATCGAGCAGCACAGCACCTGGCGGAAGTACACCTATGGCCTGTAG
- the holA gene encoding DNA polymerase III subunit delta produces MITLLHGPDELSRSEALAAIKAQFPADLADLNTTTLEGKKLKSESLIAACEAYPFLAEKRLVIVNDLLKNQKAGSERDQTKAFFERFPATCDLVLVESDDVDKRNALFTWLKKQAEKRAAHVREFPLREGAELQRWVAERAQALGVQIEPRAVAKLIEYIGGESRPLANELAKLAAYVGGGGRIGAAEVERMVADGQEQNLFAFVDELSFRRRSALASLRHLLNDGQAAQYILFMVARQVRILVNVKDAANRRMRPDEVASQLKMQPFVVRKAMDQVRGFTDAELRALHDRVLELDQATKTGRMEAETGLELLVAEICR; encoded by the coding sequence ATGATCACGCTTCTCCATGGCCCCGACGAGCTGAGCCGCAGCGAGGCGCTCGCCGCCATCAAGGCGCAGTTCCCCGCCGACCTAGCCGACCTCAACACCACCACGCTCGAAGGCAAGAAGCTGAAGAGCGAGTCGCTGATCGCCGCCTGCGAGGCCTACCCCTTCCTGGCCGAGAAACGCCTGGTGATCGTGAACGACCTGCTGAAGAATCAGAAGGCAGGTTCGGAGCGCGATCAGACCAAGGCGTTCTTTGAGCGCTTCCCCGCCACCTGCGACCTGGTGCTGGTGGAGAGCGACGATGTGGACAAGCGCAACGCGCTGTTCACCTGGCTGAAGAAGCAGGCCGAGAAGCGCGCCGCCCACGTGCGCGAGTTCCCGCTGCGCGAGGGTGCCGAGCTGCAGCGCTGGGTGGCCGAGCGCGCCCAGGCGCTGGGCGTGCAGATCGAGCCGCGCGCGGTGGCCAAGCTGATCGAGTACATCGGCGGCGAGAGCAGGCCGCTGGCCAACGAGCTGGCCAAGCTGGCCGCCTATGTGGGCGGCGGCGGCAGGATCGGCGCTGCCGAGGTGGAGCGCATGGTGGCCGATGGGCAGGAGCAGAACCTGTTCGCCTTTGTGGACGAGCTGAGCTTCCGCCGCCGCAGCGCCCTGGCCAGCCTGCGCCACCTGCTGAACGACGGGCAGGCCGCGCAGTACATCCTGTTCATGGTGGCGCGGCAGGTGCGCATCCTGGTGAACGTGAAGGACGCCGCCAACCGCCGCATGCGCCCCGACGAGGTCGCCTCGCAGCTGAAGATGCAGCCCTTTGTGGTGCGCAAGGCTATGGACCAGGTGCGTGGCTTCACCGACGCCGAGCTGCGCGCCCTGCACGACCGCGTGCTGGAGCTGGACCAGGCCACTAAGACCGGGCGCATGGAGGCCGAGACTGGGCTAGAGCTGCTGGTGGCCGAGATCTGCCGCTAG
- a CDS encoding 30S ribosomal protein S20, with translation MANTKSAQKRIRSDERKRVRNLAYRSQVKTAIKKAETLIFSGKANDDAVRAAISLLDKAATKGIIHRNNAARRKSRLVAKQVKANTANAA, from the coding sequence TTGGCGAACACCAAATCAGCCCAGAAGCGCATTCGCTCGGATGAGCGCAAGCGCGTTCGCAACCTGGCCTATCGCTCGCAGGTCAAGACGGCTATCAAGAAGGCCGAGACCCTGATCTTCTCTGGCAAGGCCAACGATGACGCGGTCCGCGCCGCCATCAGCCTGCTGGACAAGGCCGCGACGAAGGGTATCATCCACCGCAACAACGCCGCCCGCCGCAAGTCGCGGCTGGTCGCCAAGCAGGTGAAGGCCAACACCGCCAACGCGGCGTAG
- the murJ gene encoding murein biosynthesis integral membrane protein MurJ, translating to MLNTLIVAAGYFLSRVLGIIRDIIINAQFGTIWQMDAYQAAFQIPDLLYIVIMGGALGSSFIPVFSGFLGGERSDDAWRLANGVLNVALVVMVGIAALVAWQSEWCIRLIYHGFSPEKYALAASLLRLLLIQPVLLGIGGLAKATLESFDRFSVPALGSNLYNVGIILGALLFAPFWGVYGLAAGVIVGAVLFLAVQVPSLVRLGYRYAPNFDLRTPGLLRIGALMGPRLFGQSAWQVGLIISSGIAGSLGDGAVRANAIALQLMMLPHGLLALSLGTVIFPRMARAHSAGDSAALRRESVGAMRSVLFPVLPTAIILGVLAVPVIRLLFERLRFDAASTALTAQALQCYAVGLAAFAVAEIVVRTYYAMQDTLTPVLVGIATVALNVALAWLLVGRGMGIAGVGLAFSIASIAEALLLLVILWRRWGTLDGLWQALGAMLLLSAVFGAVLLGLRWLSAPLLPSILLGGAYQWPWGFVPLAAWSALAAVLAGACYMGLALLLRLPEAGALLARVRRLVRR from the coding sequence ATGCTGAACACGCTGATTGTTGCTGCTGGCTACTTTCTCAGCCGTGTGCTCGGCATTATCCGCGATATTATTATCAACGCGCAGTTTGGCACGATCTGGCAGATGGACGCCTACCAGGCCGCCTTTCAGATCCCCGATCTGCTCTATATTGTGATCATGGGCGGCGCGCTCGGCTCGTCGTTCATCCCGGTGTTTAGCGGCTTCTTGGGCGGCGAGCGCAGCGACGACGCCTGGCGGCTGGCCAACGGCGTGCTGAATGTGGCGCTGGTGGTGATGGTGGGCATCGCCGCGCTGGTGGCCTGGCAGTCCGAATGGTGCATCCGCCTGATCTACCACGGCTTCTCGCCCGAGAAGTACGCGCTGGCCGCGTCGCTGCTGCGCCTGCTGCTCATCCAGCCGGTGCTGCTAGGCATCGGCGGGCTGGCCAAGGCCACGCTGGAGTCCTTCGACCGCTTCTCGGTGCCCGCGCTCGGCTCGAACCTGTACAACGTGGGCATCATCCTGGGGGCGCTGCTGTTCGCGCCATTCTGGGGCGTCTACGGCCTGGCGGCGGGCGTGATCGTGGGCGCGGTGCTGTTTCTGGCCGTGCAGGTGCCCTCGCTGGTGCGGCTGGGCTACCGCTACGCGCCCAACTTCGATCTGCGCACCCCCGGCCTGCTGCGGATCGGCGCGCTGATGGGGCCTCGGCTGTTCGGCCAGTCGGCGTGGCAGGTGGGCCTGATCATCTCGTCGGGCATTGCCGGGTCGCTGGGTGATGGGGCGGTGCGCGCCAACGCCATCGCGCTGCAGCTGATGATGCTGCCCCACGGCCTGCTGGCGCTGAGCCTGGGCACTGTGATCTTCCCGCGCATGGCCCGCGCCCACTCGGCGGGCGACAGCGCCGCGCTGCGCCGCGAGTCGGTGGGGGCTATGCGCAGCGTGCTCTTCCCGGTGCTGCCCACGGCGATCATCTTGGGTGTGCTGGCGGTGCCGGTTATCCGCCTGCTGTTCGAGCGGCTGCGCTTCGACGCCGCATCCACCGCGCTGACCGCGCAGGCGCTGCAGTGCTACGCGGTGGGGCTGGCCGCCTTCGCCGTGGCCGAGATCGTGGTGCGCACCTACTACGCCATGCAGGACACGCTGACGCCGGTGCTGGTGGGCATCGCCACCGTGGCGCTGAATGTGGCGCTGGCCTGGCTGCTTGTGGGGCGAGGCATGGGCATCGCGGGCGTAGGGCTGGCCTTTAGCATCGCGTCGATCGCCGAGGCGCTGCTGCTGCTGGTCATCCTCTGGCGGCGCTGGGGCACGCTGGATGGCCTCTGGCAGGCCCTAGGAGCGATGCTGCTGCTCAGCGCGGTGTTTGGGGCGGTGCTGCTGGGGCTGCGCTGGCTGTCGGCCCCGCTGCTGCCCTCCATACTGTTGGGCGGCGCGTACCAGTGGCCCTGGGGCTTTGTGCCGCTGGCTGCGTGGTCGGCGCTGGCGGCGGTGCTGGCGGGCGCGTGCTACATGGGGCTGGCGCTGCTGCTGCGGCTGCCCGAGGCGGGCGCGCTGCTGGCCCGCGTGCGGCGGCTGGTGCGCCGCTAG
- a CDS encoding diguanylate cyclase, with protein MLAPTQPPLESTHERHSFLRFIMWQVWGALAIGASIIALGDARWRVLEVIGLSGILVYACILLIATILLGQGLLTAARLAISAGLMAIGPIGVGVLPQALTFFVLTSVLGAVTAIPVLAPVFGRGMLALPVAQIALVIWIALQEWAIPTAVGLFNSAGVLVISSVMLSMIWMQHRYNQHQLAQIERRYHALQQSHDELMRQDELASFQRSRERFEIWQLSQAMLEPTTIDAVFQQAEYALRSLVPIDAFGLYWLNSEAGVLEPYAMAGQDLPHPATNTWNIPLGKGIIGHAVASGHSQLVNHAQHDPRSLYAPGERPAIEHMIACPVRARDLTLGVFFVTRLNTRVFTEIEFELVQLLLSCASLGIANARLIEETTRSEARFRSLVANVPSAIYRARASNWSEMFISAAVEGITGYSAQEFVKEGRELFDLIHPEDRAFVSAALSAQRSGALPLSLEYRIFHADGSIRWICDQNRPAFDASGQICWYDGVITDVTHQKHIEQALYTANAKLARSVRDLEQRTGELTTLSQMSEMLQSSQNVVESCHVAARFAEQLFPGSSGALYLCHGQSSSLGLMMLWGGSTPAQRQPCSGCKAIERKRPQVYSADLACASCATHTPNSTICVPLLNQGHVIGLLELSAPSTRDGGHAALSAPQQQLAITVGEHLALAIANQMLNEELRADAVRDSLTGLFNRRHMVESLERELRRAERTRGMLGLMMVDIDYFKRVNDTFGHAAGDTLLREVGEYILHSIRAEDIACRYGGEEFLLIIPNASADDLRRRAEDIRRGMHDLHVSHGGYPLGKVTVSIGIAAYPEHASAVEQLLQATDDALYTAKAQGRDCVVVAEAIARIA; from the coding sequence ATGCTCGCACCAACCCAACCGCCGCTTGAATCCACCCATGAGCGCCACAGCTTTCTTCGATTCATCATGTGGCAGGTTTGGGGTGCGCTAGCGATCGGCGCATCGATCATCGCGCTGGGGGATGCGCGCTGGCGCGTGCTTGAGGTTATCGGGCTATCGGGCATCCTCGTCTATGCATGCATCCTGCTGATCGCCACCATCTTGCTTGGCCAGGGCCTGCTCACGGCGGCGCGTCTGGCGATCAGCGCTGGGCTGATGGCGATCGGCCCGATCGGCGTGGGGGTGCTGCCGCAGGCGCTAACCTTCTTTGTGCTCACCAGTGTGCTGGGGGCGGTCACCGCCATCCCCGTGCTGGCCCCAGTCTTCGGGCGTGGCATGCTAGCGCTGCCAGTCGCCCAGATCGCCCTCGTGATCTGGATCGCGCTGCAAGAGTGGGCCATCCCCACGGCGGTGGGCCTGTTCAACAGCGCCGGGGTGCTGGTCATATCATCCGTCATGCTGAGCATGATCTGGATGCAGCACCGCTATAATCAGCACCAGCTCGCCCAGATCGAGCGCCGCTACCACGCCCTCCAGCAGTCGCACGACGAACTGATGCGCCAAGACGAGCTGGCCAGCTTCCAGCGCTCGCGCGAGCGCTTCGAGATCTGGCAGCTCTCGCAGGCCATGCTTGAGCCGACCACCATCGACGCTGTGTTCCAGCAGGCCGAGTATGCCCTGCGCAGCCTGGTGCCCATCGACGCCTTTGGCCTCTACTGGCTGAACAGCGAGGCTGGCGTGCTGGAGCCATACGCCATGGCGGGCCAAGACCTGCCGCACCCCGCCACCAACACTTGGAACATCCCGCTGGGCAAGGGCATCATCGGCCACGCCGTGGCCAGCGGCCACAGCCAGCTGGTCAACCACGCCCAGCACGACCCGCGCAGCCTCTACGCCCCCGGCGAGCGCCCCGCGATCGAGCACATGATCGCATGCCCCGTGCGCGCCCGCGATCTGACGCTCGGCGTGTTCTTTGTCACCCGGCTAAACACCCGAGTGTTCACCGAGATCGAGTTTGAGCTGGTGCAGCTGCTGCTCAGCTGCGCCTCGCTAGGCATCGCCAACGCCCGCCTGATCGAGGAGACCACGCGATCCGAGGCCCGATTCCGCTCGCTGGTGGCCAATGTGCCCAGCGCGATCTACCGCGCGCGGGCCAGCAACTGGTCGGAGATGTTCATCAGCGCGGCGGTGGAGGGGATCACCGGCTACTCGGCGCAGGAGTTCGTGAAAGAGGGCCGCGAGCTCTTCGACCTCATCCACCCCGAGGACCGCGCCTTTGTCAGCGCGGCGCTCTCGGCCCAGCGCAGCGGCGCGCTGCCGCTCTCGCTGGAGTACCGCATCTTCCACGCCGACGGCTCCATCCGCTGGATCTGCGATCAGAATCGCCCCGCCTTCGACGCCAGCGGCCAGATCTGCTGGTACGACGGCGTAATCACCGATGTGACCCACCAGAAGCACATCGAGCAGGCGCTCTACACCGCCAACGCCAAGCTGGCCCGCTCGGTGCGCGATCTGGAGCAGCGCACCGGCGAGCTGACCACGCTCAGCCAGATGAGCGAGATGCTCCAGTCGAGCCAGAATGTGGTGGAGTCGTGCCACGTGGCGGCGCGCTTCGCCGAGCAGCTGTTCCCTGGCTCCTCGGGGGCCCTCTACCTCTGCCATGGCCAATCTTCCTCGCTCGGCCTGATGATGCTATGGGGCGGCAGCACGCCCGCGCAGCGCCAGCCCTGCAGCGGCTGCAAGGCCATCGAGCGCAAGCGCCCGCAGGTCTACAGCGCCGATCTGGCCTGCGCTAGCTGCGCCACCCACACGCCCAACAGCACCATCTGCGTGCCGCTGCTCAACCAGGGGCATGTCATCGGCCTGCTGGAGCTGAGCGCGCCCAGCACGCGCGACGGCGGGCACGCCGCGCTCTCTGCCCCCCAGCAGCAGCTGGCCATCACCGTGGGCGAGCACCTGGCCCTGGCGATCGCCAACCAGATGCTGAACGAGGAGCTGCGCGCCGACGCCGTGCGCGACTCGCTCACCGGCCTGTTCAACCGTCGCCATATGGTCGAGTCGCTTGAGCGCGAGCTGCGCAGGGCCGAGCGCACCCGCGGTATGCTGGGCCTGATGATGGTCGATATCGACTACTTCAAGCGCGTCAACGACACCTTCGGCCACGCCGCAGGCGACACGCTGCTGCGCGAGGTGGGCGAGTACATCCTGCACAGCATCCGCGCCGAGGATATCGCCTGCCGCTACGGCGGCGAGGAGTTCCTGCTGATCATCCCCAACGCCAGCGCCGACGACCTGCGCCGCCGCGCCGAGGACATCCGCCGAGGCATGCACGATCTGCATGTGTCGCACGGCGGCTACCCGCTGGGCAAGGTCACCGTCTCGATCGGCATCGCGGCCTACCCCGAGCACGCCAGCGCGGTGGAGCAGCTGCTGCAGGCCACCGACGACGCGCTGTACACCGCCAAGGCGCAGGGCCGCGACTGTGTGGTGGTGGCCGAGGCCATCGCGCGGATCGCCTAG
- a CDS encoding J domain-containing protein gives MARDYYEVLGVSRTASESEIKKAYRALARKYHPDINPGDKEVERKFKEINEANDVLSDPQKREQYDRFGQVGGAGGFGGGGAPGGVDISDIFETLFGGGGGPAGGRRTTTSTHVGYKIDGQDVEQAAEITLDEAYHGTVRVFSMQVGGQQRRIEVKIPAGAESGTRVRVAGEGMPGAGGGRRGDFYVTVSIAPHERYERSGSDLTYRAPVDIYTLLLGGEARVPLLSGGTVRLTIPAGTQSGRKIRVSGQGMPQLRTPETRGDLYVVVEAQLPTNLSEKEKELFQQLRALRSS, from the coding sequence ATGGCACGCGACTACTACGAAGTCCTTGGCGTGAGCCGCACCGCCAGCGAGAGCGAGATCAAAAAGGCCTACCGCGCGCTGGCCCGCAAGTACCACCCGGACATCAACCCTGGCGACAAAGAGGTCGAGCGCAAGTTCAAAGAGATCAACGAGGCCAACGACGTGCTCTCCGACCCGCAGAAGCGCGAGCAGTACGACCGCTTCGGGCAGGTGGGCGGCGCGGGTGGCTTCGGCGGCGGTGGCGCGCCCGGCGGCGTCGACATCTCCGACATCTTCGAGACGCTATTCGGCGGCGGCGGCGGCCCGGCTGGCGGCAGGCGCACCACCACATCCACCCACGTGGGCTACAAGATCGATGGCCAGGATGTCGAGCAGGCCGCCGAGATCACGCTGGATGAGGCCTACCACGGCACCGTGCGCGTCTTCAGCATGCAGGTGGGCGGCCAGCAGCGCCGGATCGAGGTCAAGATCCCTGCCGGGGCCGAGAGCGGCACCCGCGTGCGCGTGGCCGGCGAGGGCATGCCCGGCGCAGGCGGTGGGCGGCGCGGCGACTTCTACGTCACCGTCAGCATCGCCCCGCACGAGCGCTACGAGCGCAGCGGCAGCGACCTGACCTACCGCGCCCCGGTGGACATCTACACCCTGCTGCTGGGCGGCGAGGCCCGCGTGCCCCTGCTCAGCGGTGGCACCGTGCGGCTCACCATCCCCGCAGGCACCCAGAGCGGGCGCAAGATCCGGGTCAGCGGCCAGGGCATGCCCCAGCTGCGCACCCCCGAGACCCGCGGCGACCTGTACGTGGTGGTGGAGGCCCAGCTGCCCACCAACCTGAGCGAGAAAGAGAAGGAGCTGTTCCAGCAGCTGCGGGCGCTGCGCAGCTCGTAG
- a CDS encoding beta-glucosidase, whose amino-acid sequence MTTTTSALYRDPAQPVEARVRDLLAQMTREEKIAQLGSAWVYELADGAKFRADKGQALMSHGIGQITRIGGASSVRPEESAQLANAIQTFLREHTRLGIPAMVHEETCSGYMARGGTCFPQIIGAASTWQPELVEAMGEVIRTQMRSVGGHQALAPVLDVTREARWGRVEETFGEDPYLVTRMGTAFVRGLQTDNVREGIVATAKHFIAYGVSEGGMNWAPAHVPQRELLEVFLMPFEAAIKEAGLASVMNAYHELDGVPCAASRWLLTELLRDELGFDGLVVSDYFAVQMIHEYHRMAPTKAEAARLALEAGIDIELPGTDCYGEPLNQAIEAGAVSERLLDAVVSRVLAMKFRLGLFENPFVDADACAAHFDTPAQRALAREIGQKSVVLLRNEGGLLPISPAIGSIAVIGPNADNVRHQMGDYSYPAHIETLLEMLEQPGQLPQTLPDKVELAESGVAMVSVLDGIRAKISPQTTVRYAKGCEVRDESRQGFAEAVAAAQAAELAVVVVGDKAGLTDSCSSGESRDRAELGLPGVQEELVRAIVATGTPTVVLLMNGRPLSIPWIAENVPAILEVWLPGEEGGNAVADVLFGDVNPGGRLPISFPRGVGQVPVYYNHKPSGGRSHWKGDYVEMSTKPLYPFGFGLSYTTFAYSEARLDRQQAAVGDSVAVSVDITNTGARAGDEVAQLYIRQRHASVTRPVLELKGFARVALEPGQTKTLTFHLDVRQLGFYDSKMEFAVEPGEIAVLVGSSSQDIRAESAFTITGASRAIPRAEKVFLCPVTVE is encoded by the coding sequence ATGACGACGACCACATCCGCCCTGTACCGCGACCCCGCCCAGCCCGTCGAGGCCCGCGTGCGCGACCTGCTGGCCCAGATGACCCGCGAGGAGAAGATCGCCCAGCTGGGCAGCGCCTGGGTCTACGAGCTGGCCGACGGCGCGAAGTTCCGCGCCGACAAAGGCCAGGCCCTTATGTCCCACGGCATCGGTCAGATCACCCGCATCGGCGGGGCCAGCAGCGTGCGCCCCGAGGAATCGGCCCAGCTGGCCAACGCCATCCAGACCTTCCTGCGCGAGCACACCCGCCTGGGCATCCCCGCCATGGTCCACGAGGAGACCTGCAGCGGCTACATGGCCCGTGGCGGCACCTGCTTCCCCCAGATCATCGGCGCGGCCAGCACCTGGCAGCCCGAGCTGGTCGAGGCCATGGGCGAGGTCATCCGCACCCAGATGCGCTCGGTCGGCGGCCACCAGGCCCTGGCCCCCGTGCTCGATGTCACCCGCGAGGCCCGCTGGGGCCGCGTCGAGGAGACCTTCGGCGAGGACCCCTACCTGGTGACGCGCATGGGCACCGCCTTCGTGCGCGGCCTGCAGACCGACAATGTGCGCGAGGGCATCGTGGCCACCGCCAAGCACTTCATCGCCTACGGCGTCTCCGAGGGCGGCATGAACTGGGCGCCCGCCCACGTGCCCCAGCGCGAGCTGCTGGAGGTCTTCCTGATGCCCTTCGAGGCCGCGATCAAAGAGGCCGGGCTGGCCTCGGTGATGAACGCCTACCACGAGCTGGACGGTGTGCCCTGCGCCGCATCGCGCTGGCTGCTCACCGAGCTGCTGCGCGACGAGCTGGGCTTCGACGGCCTGGTCGTCTCCGACTACTTCGCGGTGCAGATGATCCACGAGTACCACCGCATGGCCCCCACCAAGGCCGAGGCCGCCCGCCTGGCGCTTGAGGCCGGCATCGACATCGAGCTGCCCGGCACCGACTGCTACGGCGAGCCGCTGAACCAGGCCATCGAGGCGGGCGCGGTCAGCGAGCGCCTGCTGGATGCGGTGGTCTCCCGCGTGCTGGCCATGAAGTTCCGCCTGGGCCTGTTCGAGAACCCGTTTGTGGATGCCGACGCCTGCGCGGCCCACTTCGACACCCCCGCCCAGCGCGCCCTGGCCCGCGAGATCGGCCAGAAGTCGGTGGTGCTGCTGCGCAACGAGGGCGGCCTGCTGCCGATCAGCCCCGCCATCGGCTCGATCGCCGTGATCGGCCCCAACGCCGACAACGTGCGCCACCAGATGGGCGACTACTCCTACCCCGCCCACATCGAGACGCTGCTGGAGATGCTTGAGCAGCCCGGCCAGCTGCCCCAGACCCTGCCCGACAAAGTCGAGCTGGCCGAGAGCGGCGTGGCTATGGTCAGCGTGCTCGATGGCATCCGCGCCAAGATCAGCCCGCAGACCACCGTGCGCTACGCCAAGGGCTGCGAGGTGCGCGACGAGTCCCGCCAGGGCTTCGCCGAGGCCGTCGCCGCCGCACAGGCCGCCGAGCTGGCCGTGGTGGTGGTGGGCGACAAGGCCGGCCTCACCGACAGCTGCTCCAGCGGCGAGTCGCGCGACCGCGCCGAGCTGGGCCTGCCCGGCGTGCAGGAGGAGCTGGTGCGCGCCATCGTGGCCACCGGCACGCCCACCGTGGTGCTGCTGATGAACGGTCGCCCGCTCTCCATCCCCTGGATCGCCGAGAACGTCCCGGCCATCCTGGAGGTCTGGCTGCCCGGCGAGGAGGGCGGCAACGCCGTGGCCGACGTGCTGTTCGGCGATGTCAACCCCGGCGGGCGGCTGCCGATCAGCTTCCCGCGCGGCGTGGGCCAGGTGCCCGTCTACTACAACCACAAGCCCTCGGGCGGGCGCTCGCACTGGAAGGGCGACTACGTGGAGATGAGCACCAAGCCGCTCTACCCCTTTGGCTTCGGCCTCAGCTACACCACCTTCGCCTATAGCGAGGCCCGGCTGGATCGCCAGCAGGCCGCCGTGGGCGACAGCGTGGCCGTGAGCGTGGACATCACCAACACCGGCGCGCGCGCGGGCGACGAGGTGGCCCAGCTCTACATCCGCCAGCGCCACGCCAGCGTCACCCGCCCCGTGCTGGAGCTGAAGGGCTTCGCCCGCGTGGCCCTGGAGCCAGGCCAGACCAAGACCCTGACCTTCCACCTGGATGTGCGCCAGCTGGGCTTCTACGACAGCAAGATGGAGTTCGCCGTCGAGCCGGGCGAGATCGCCGTGCTGGTCGGCAGCTCCTCGCAGGACATCCGCGCCGAGTCGGCCTTCACCATCACCGGCGCATCCCGCGCCATCCCGCGCGCCGAGAAGGTCTTCCTCTGCCCGGTGACGGTGGAGTAG
- a CDS encoding LacI family transcriptional regulator yields MPTKQLGPTIRDVARAAGVSIATASRVMNNRAEVAPETSARVRQAMEELGYTASLAARSMRIQATNIIGLVVPELTAPFNLEVVKGVGEAIQESSYDLVIYTKGKLPLRSRPAWEQEHLALLSGGLADGVIVVTPSAPRFEQGAKIVVIDPHGGGTDLPSVVATNRQGAQDAVAHLLGLGHRRIGFIGGREDAQSAADRLEGYRAALAQRGLDVDPSLTQPGDYTRESGYAATVALLALPQPPTAIFATCDAAALGAMDAARALGLRIPHDLSIMGFDNIPEAAMATPPLTTVDQSIQQLGFNATIMLLQMLQDEQPDPALASVPTRIVTRSTCQPIGELAPLEGIRQ; encoded by the coding sequence ATGCCCACGAAACAGCTTGGCCCCACCATCCGCGATGTCGCCCGCGCCGCCGGGGTCTCGATCGCCACCGCCTCGCGCGTGATGAACAACCGCGCCGAGGTTGCCCCCGAGACCTCGGCCCGCGTGCGCCAGGCGATGGAGGAGCTAGGCTACACCGCCAGCCTCGCGGCCCGCAGCATGCGCATCCAGGCCACCAACATCATCGGCCTGGTGGTGCCCGAGCTGACCGCACCGTTCAACCTGGAGGTGGTGAAGGGCGTGGGCGAGGCCATCCAGGAATCCAGCTACGATCTGGTGATCTACACCAAGGGCAAGCTGCCGCTGCGCAGCCGCCCCGCCTGGGAGCAAGAGCACCTGGCCCTGCTCAGCGGCGGCCTAGCCGACGGCGTGATCGTCGTCACCCCCTCGGCCCCGCGCTTCGAGCAGGGCGCCAAGATCGTGGTGATCGACCCCCACGGCGGCGGCACCGACCTGCCCTCGGTGGTGGCCACCAACCGCCAGGGCGCGCAGGATGCCGTGGCCCACCTGCTGGGGCTAGGCCACCGCCGCATCGGCTTCATCGGCGGGCGCGAGGACGCCCAGAGCGCCGCCGACCGCCTGGAGGGCTACCGCGCCGCCCTGGCCCAGCGCGGCCTGGATGTGGACCCCAGCCTCACCCAGCCCGGCGACTACACCCGCGAGTCCGGCTACGCCGCCACCGTCGCGCTGCTGGCCCTGCCCCAGCCGCCCACCGCCATCTTCGCCACCTGCGATGCCGCCGCGCTGGGCGCGATGGACGCGGCCCGCGCCCTCGGCCTGCGCATCCCCCACGATCTCTCGATCATGGGCTTCGACAACATCCCCGAGGCGGCCATGGCCACCCCGCCGCTCACCACCGTCGACCAGTCCATCCAGCAGCTCGGCTTCAACGCCACCATCATGCTGCTCCAGATGCTGCAGGACGAGCAGCCCGACCCGGCGCTGGCCAGCGTGCCAACCCGCATCGTTACCCGTTCCACATGCCAGCCCATTGGCGAGCTGGCCCCACTAGAAGGGATTCGACAATGA